A section of the Plutella xylostella chromosome 18, ilPluXylo3.1, whole genome shotgun sequence genome encodes:
- the LOC105388017 gene encoding helix-loop-helix protein 1 produces MKSWLESVGGMDEAALSCMLAEPREALLPIRGRENLAPKKSRDRSLEPCSLSEEAYLSSSGGSPCAGLSREERRRRRRATLKYRTAHATRERIRVEAFNAAFGSLRRLLPTLPPDKKLSKIEILRLAICYIAYLNHVLDA; encoded by the exons ATGAAGAGCTGGCTGGAGTCGGTGGGCGGCATGGACGAGGCGGCGCTGTCCTGCATGCTGGCCGAGCCACGGGAGGCGCTGCTCCCCATTAGAGGGAGGGAGAACTTGGCACCGAAGAAAAG CAGAGACCGGTCGCTGGAGCCATGCTCCCTGTCAGAAGAAGCGTACCTATCCAGCTCTGGCGGCTCTCCCTGCGCCGGCCTGTCCCGGGaagagcggcggcggcggcggcgagccaCGCTCAAGTACCGCACCGCCCACGCCACCAGGGAGCGCATCAGGGTCGAGGCCTTCAACGCTGCCTTCGGATCTCTGAGGAGACTGCTCCCAACCCTGCCGCCTGATAAGAAACTGTCCAAAATTGAAATCCTCAGGCTCGCTATCTGCTACATTGCGTATTTGAATCATGTGCTCGACGCTTGA